The Nostoc sp. NIES-3756 DNA window GTAACAACATTTACCGAAAATAATGAAATAGATATAAACCACCAAACCCAGACTAAGTAAGACTTTCTTAATTACGAACTACGAATTACGAATTACGAATTAGTATCAAGGAATATAACGATGCGACTGTCACAAATGTTATTCGTTACACTGCGGGATGATCCGGCTGATGCGGAGATTCCTAGCCATAAGTTGTTGTTACGTGCAGGGTATATTCGTCGCATCGGTAGCGGTATTTATGCTTATCTCCCTCTGATGTGGCGGGTGTTGCAAAAGGTTTCCCAAATTGTGCGGGAAGAAATGAACGCTACAGGCGCACAAGAATGTCTCCTACCTCAATTACAACCCTCAGAATTGTGGAAGGAATCAGGACGTTGGGATACTTATACTAAAGCTGAGGGTATTATGTTTTCCCTAATTGACCGTCGTGAACAACAATTAGGGTTAGGGCCGACGCATGAGGAAGTAATTACAACGATCGCTCGTGATATGATTCGCTCTTACCGTCAGCTACCTCAACACCTGTATCAGCTACAAACCAAGTTCCGTGATGAAATTCGTCCCAGGTTTGGTTTGATGCGCGGACGGGAATTTATCATGAAGGACGGCTATTCTTTCCACACCGATGAGGAAAGCCTGAAGAAAACCTATCAGGATATGTACCAAGCCTACAGCAATATGCTGCGGCGTGCGGGTTTAGCGTTTCGTCCTGTAGAAGCTGACTCTGGTGCTATCGGTGGTTCCGGTTCAACAGAATTTATGGTGTTGGCGGAAGCTGGAGAAGATGAAGTTCTCTACACCGATGATGGAAAATACGCCGCTAACGTAGAAAAAGCTGTTTCCCTACCTGCGGATGCTGAACCCTCACAATTTACAACTTTTGAAAAAAGAGAAACACCAGGAACAGAAACAATTGAAAAAGTTACTAAATTCCTGAAGGCTTCTCCTACTCAAGTAGTGAAAAATGTTCTTTACCAAACTGTTTATGATAACGGTTTAACAGTTTTGGTATTGATAAGTATCCGTGGTGATCAGGAAGTTAATGAAGTTAAATTACAGAACGAACTGACGAAATTAGCTCCTAATTACGGTGCTAAAACTATCATTAGTTTAACTGTTCCCAGTGCAGAAACTCAGCAAACATGGACGAGTAAATCTTTACCATTAGGTTTTATTGCACCAGATATTGCTGATGATTATATTGCTGGAAATAAACAGATTCATCCAAAATTTGTCCGGTTCGTTGATCAAACCGTCGTTGATTTAAAAAACTTCATCACTGGTGCAAATGAATCTGGTTATCACGTTGTTGGTGCGAATTGGGGAGAACAATTTAACCTACCAGAAATTGTTGTAGATGTGCGCAAAGCAAGACCAGGCGATCGCGCTGTTCATGACTCAACACAAACCTTAAAAAGTGCCAGAGGAATTGAAGTCGGTCACATCTTCCAATTAGGTACAAAATACTCCCAAGTTTTGGGTGCAACCTATACCAATGAACAGGGAGAAGAAAAACCCCTCGTTATGGGTTGCTATGGTGTAGGGGTATCAAGATTAGCCCAATCAGCTGTAGAGCAATCTTATGATAAAGATGGCATTATCTGGCCAGTAGCGATCGCTCCTTATCATGCAATCGTGACAATTCCTAACATTAACGATGCTCAACAAGTAGAAATTGCCGAGAAGCTTTACACCCAACTCAATCAAGCCGGAGTGGAAACCTTATTAGATGACCGCGACGAACGCGCCGGAGTAAAATTCAAAGATGCCGATTTAATTGGCATTCCTTATAGAATTGTTACGGGACGAGCGATCGCTAACGGTAAAGTTGAAGTTGTAGAAAGGGCTACTCGCCAATCTCAAGAAATACCCATTGATGAAGTTATTAATATACTCAAGCAATGGATTAAAGCAGCGACGGAAAACAAAAATTAAATACTGATGGATGCAGATTAATCAATAAGCTATTATGCTTTGTTGACTGCTGACTGTTAACTGTTAACTGTCAACCATTAACAGTTAACAGTCCACATCCTAAATTCTATGTTCCTTTGCCTTTCTAATCTAATTGTTAAGAATCTCAAGAAAAAACTAAGATTTCCAGATTTACATAATTTGACAGGTGACGAATCTAAATGCAAATTCTAGAATTAAGAATAAAGTTTCTAGAATGAGAAAGCGCAGCATTTGGGTTTACAGAGCTATCCTTTAGGTTTTTTTGGGAAACTCTCCATTTATTAGCATCGTCCTTAATCAGGCTGCTCTTCATCACAAGATTATCATTAGGAATTACCAATGAAGAGAAGCTATGGTTGAGGTAAAGGGTATAGAGGTATAGAGGCGTAGGGGTGTATGTTACTCAAGTTTTATACCCTTAAATCCTCACACACACCCTCACATTAAAAAATTTCGTGTAAATCCTGTTTTAACCCACAGTCAGGAAGGTTTTAAATATGAATAACCAACAAGGATCAAATCGTATATCTTCAGGTGTTATTGCCGCAGTCTCAGCAGCAGTTATAGCAGTCGGTGGTGGTGTCGCTTGGATGACTTCCAAGACACCTGATTCTTCTACATCATCAAATCCATCCCAAAGCGTCCAGCAACCAAATCAACCAACAACCAGACAGCCAAGTAATAATAATGAGCAAACCGCCACTGTTTACTGGCTGCAATCAAAAGGTAACAACATTAACTTAGTACCCCAGCAAGTGAGAGTAGCTGCTGTGCAACCAAACCAAGTCCTAGAAAAAGCTTTCGAGAATCTATTAGCTGGCCCAACAGAAAGCTCAGATTCTACTACCATTCCCAAAGGAACCAAACTGTTAGGGCTAAAAGTAGAAAATGATGAGGTACACGTTAACTTATCAGAAAATTTTACCAGTGGTGGTGGTAGTACCTCAATGATGGCTCGTGTAGGTCAAGTGGTTTATACTGCCACAACATTAAACCCCAATGCTAAAGTTTACATTGATGTCAATGGAAAACGACTAGATACATTAGGTGGTGAAGGTGTAGTATTAGACCAACCCCTCACCCGCGACAGCTTCAAGAAAGACTATCCAATTTAGTCATTAGTCATTGGTCATTAGTCAACAGTTTTTGATTATGGACTATGGACTATAAACTAAGTTTTATTTAACACCCTAAAGTTACGGGCTTGCTGTTCTAACCTTGTAGCTAGGCGATCGCAAACCCGATTACATAACTCAAAAATCATCTCGTCTTCCACCCTGTAGTAAGCGCTAGTCCCTTCACTACGACGGCTAAGGATGCCTGCTTGCCACATTACTTTCAGGTGTTTAGAAACATTCGCCTGCGAAGTCTGGGTTGCCTCTACCAACTCTTGTACACATTTTTCTTCATCCCGTAATAAGTGCAACAGCCGCAGACGCATCGGCTCACTTAACAGGCTGAAGTATTCGGCTACTTGTTGCACCACTTCTTGAGATACAGGCAAGGCTTGTTTCATCAGGATTGACCCGCAGGACTGACTGTTTTACAAATGACTCATTGCTAAGTACGTCAGTAGTTAGCTATCAATTTCAGGGCTGGTAATAGGTAACGGGTAATAGGTAATAGGTTAACATTTCTTTTCGATTACCCATTACCAATGACCAATTACCTAATCCAAAAACCTTATATACATAAACTAGCAACTTAGTTTTAGTAATGACTCACTTATATAGATTAATACTTAATCAGGTTTAATTCTCATTAATGGCTGGTTATATTCTACAGGTTCGCCATTTTGGATAAGAATTTCGACAACTTGTCCAGAAACCTCAGTCTCAATCTCATTCATCAGCTTCATTGCTTCGATGATGCAGACCGTTTGCCCTTTACGCACGCGATCGCCCACCTCCACAAACGGTGCTTCGCCGGGAGCCGGAGCGCGGTAGAATGTCCCCACCATTGGCGAAGGTACTTCCACTAATTTCGGGTCATTTATTTTTGCGCTTGGTGGTGTACCAGCACCCCCATTATCTGAAGTACGGCTTGTCCCCACCTCCAATGCTGGAGTTGGGGCTGCCTGCGTGACAATCGGTGTTACCGATGGCAATCCCGAACCAACCACACCGCTTAATGTTGCTGGAGCAACCGACACAATTTGATTGGTAACACTAACACCTTTACGAACTGTTAGTTCAAAGTCATCACTTTTGAGAGTTACTTCCGCAATATCTGTTTGTGCAATAGTTGTCAGCAGTTGACGGATTTCATTAAAGTCCAATGGCACAGTTTTTATTACCTCGACCAGTCCGTAAATAAGAGTATTTAAGTAAGTGTGGCAGGGATTTAATCCCTAAATAGGGATTGAAATCGGGAGTTGTTCTCGGATGAGATTAAACCTATTCCCTGCCTAAATATTTATCTTCCCGTGTATCAATTTTGATACGTTCACCTTGAGAAATAAACAAAGGAACCATCACAATTGCACCAGTTTCTACAGTTGCAGGTTTAGTACCACCTGTAGCTGTGTCGCCTTTAACACCTGGATCTGTTTGTATAACTTCCAAAACTACAGAGTTAGGAAGTTCAACTTCCAGCACTTGTTCGCCCCAGCGAATCACGTTTACTTCCATACCTTCCTTGAGGTATTTTACGCGATCGCCAATTTGTGCAGCACTGAGTCGTCCTTCTTCGTAGCTTTCCATATCCATAAAGACGAACTCATCGCCCTCTTTATAGGTATGCTGCATTGTAATTTTTTCTAAGGTAGCTTGTGGTACAGTTTCCCCAGCCCGGAAAGTTCTTTCTAAAACCTTTCCAGATTGCACATTTTTAATAGTTGTCCGGACAAAAGCAGAACCCTTACCAGGCTTAACGTGAAGGAAATCAATCACTCGCCATACAGACCCATCGAGGACAATGGATACACCGGGTCGAAAATCGTTACTAGAAATCATGAAGCTTTCAAGTTTTGGAAGACAATCGGCATTTATTGTACCCTTCAAAAGGAGTCATTAGTCCATAGTCATTAGTCATTAGTCATTAGTCCATAGTCCACAGTCCATAGTTTTTCTCCTCATCTTCCCCCACTTAACACTCAGCACTCAGCACTGACTCAGCACTCATGCTCGTACTGTGGGAAGATGATTGATGGGTTACGCCTAGTCAACAATCTGATGCTACATTGAGCTATTCCATGTTGAATTTATTAAAATCCTGGCTGAAGAACAGCCTCATGGCAATACTGCTAGTAACAATATTTTTAGGCATAAGTACAGCTGGCTGGACTCCCTCCAGTAATGCTGCTTTACCATCGGGAAATGCAATTACTGACGGTAGAGCTTTGTTGCGGTATGCACTCCCGATAGATAATAAGCCAGTACGTGAACTGCAAGCCAGTTTAGAAGATATTTCTAACCAACTGCGTGCTAATAAACGCTGGGGTGCTGTCTCCAAAGACCTGAGTAAAGCATCCCGCATTCTTGATAAACCTTCACAAATCCTAACAAGCGTTCCGGAAGAACGCCAACCCCAAGCCGAAACTTGGCTTAATGAATTAAAATCTGGTGTAGCCAAAGTCCAAGAACTTGCTCAAACAAAAAATAAAGAACAAGTTCTCATAGAGCGAGGGAAACTGTTAAATTTAGTCTCCCTCTTGGAAGAATCAATGGTCAAGGAATTTCCTTTTGAAGTTCCCGAAGAATACAGTAACCTTCCCCAACTTAAAGGACGCGCCACCATAGCCATTAAGACCAACAAAGGTGATTTAACTGTTGTCGTAGATGGTTACAGCGCCCCTGTAACGGCTGGGAATTTTGTAGATTTAGTACAACGAGGATTTTATAACGGTTTAGAGTTTACCCGTTCTGAAGAATCATACGTTTTGCAAACAGGAGATCCCCCGGGAAAAGAACAGGGTTTCATTGACCCCAAAACAGGCAAATATCGAGCTATACCCTTAGAAATTCTCGTTGAGGGTGAGAAAAAACCAACTTACGGCATTACCTTAGAAGATGCTGGACGTTACCTAGATATGCCAGTATTACCATTCTCTTCCTTTGGTGCATTGGCAATGGCTCGTCCTGAAAGCGAAGTTGATGGCGGTTCTTCTCAAGTCTTCTTCTTCCTATTTGAACCAGAACTTACCCCAGCCGGACGTAACCTCTTAGATGGCCGCTACTCAGTTTTTGGCTATCTCATTGAAGGTAAAGACATTTTAGATACACTCAAAGCCGGCGACAAAATTGAATCAGCGACCGTAGTTCAGGGTATAGAAAACCTAGTACAACCCCAGTCAGCCTAATATATCAAGTTAGTAGTAAGCACTTTAGTGCTGACACCCAACTAAAGGCTTACTACAAACACCTTAACCAAGCTTCCCCGCATTCAAAACTTGCTCGACAGTTATCGCCAATTCTGGAAACGTCGGCGATATCTGGACTGACTACCTCTACAATCAGTAGTGCTAGTGTCTCAAAGACAGCTGAAACCTTGAGCAATTCTCTTGCTTGCTCCTGTGTTACCACACACAAATCAGTCAGCCTAGATTTATTTTTTCCCGTCCTCACTCCAGTTTTTTGAAAAGACAACCAAGGTAAACTCAGCCTTGTGATTTCAATATCCACCAGATGCTTAAGAAATTTCTCAATCAAAAAATGTTCAATCGTTCGGATATTTATTAATTCCAGCCTGCTATTTACTAGTTCATAGTGAAAACCACTACCATCGTCATAAGTTAGGTACTCTTCAAAAGTAAGATTTACGACTGGTGTAGTGACCATCCCAACAGACTCCTAGACGATACCATTATCGTAACTTGAGGGAGTGTTGACTGTTGACTGTTGACTAATGACCAACGACCAATGACCAAAGTAAAAGAAATTGGCGAACAAGGACTACTAGAAAGATTACAACGTTTCTGT harbors:
- a CDS encoding proline--tRNA ligase, whose translation is MRLSQMLFVTLRDDPADAEIPSHKLLLRAGYIRRIGSGIYAYLPLMWRVLQKVSQIVREEMNATGAQECLLPQLQPSELWKESGRWDTYTKAEGIMFSLIDRREQQLGLGPTHEEVITTIARDMIRSYRQLPQHLYQLQTKFRDEIRPRFGLMRGREFIMKDGYSFHTDEESLKKTYQDMYQAYSNMLRRAGLAFRPVEADSGAIGGSGSTEFMVLAEAGEDEVLYTDDGKYAANVEKAVSLPADAEPSQFTTFEKRETPGTETIEKVTKFLKASPTQVVKNVLYQTVYDNGLTVLVLISIRGDQEVNEVKLQNELTKLAPNYGAKTIISLTVPSAETQQTWTSKSLPLGFIAPDIADDYIAGNKQIHPKFVRFVDQTVVDLKNFITGANESGYHVVGANWGEQFNLPEIVVDVRKARPGDRAVHDSTQTLKSARGIEVGHIFQLGTKYSQVLGATYTNEQGEEKPLVMGCYGVGVSRLAQSAVEQSYDKDGIIWPVAIAPYHAIVTIPNINDAQQVEIAEKLYTQLNQAGVETLLDDRDERAGVKFKDADLIGIPYRIVTGRAIANGKVEVVERATRQSQEIPIDEVINILKQWIKAATENKN
- a CDS encoding GerMN domain-containing protein: MNNQQGSNRISSGVIAAVSAAVIAVGGGVAWMTSKTPDSSTSSNPSQSVQQPNQPTTRQPSNNNEQTATVYWLQSKGNNINLVPQQVRVAAVQPNQVLEKAFENLLAGPTESSDSTTIPKGTKLLGLKVENDEVHVNLSENFTSGGGSTSMMARVGQVVYTATTLNPNAKVYIDVNGKRLDTLGGEGVVLDQPLTRDSFKKDYPI
- a CDS encoding ArsR/SmtB family transcription factor, which codes for MKQALPVSQEVVQQVAEYFSLLSEPMRLRLLHLLRDEEKCVQELVEATQTSQANVSKHLKVMWQAGILSRRSEGTSAYYRVEDEMIFELCNRVCDRLATRLEQQARNFRVLNKT
- the accB gene encoding acetyl-CoA carboxylase biotin carboxyl carrier protein, which produces MPLDFNEIRQLLTTIAQTDIAEVTLKSDDFELTVRKGVSVTNQIVSVAPATLSGVVGSGLPSVTPIVTQAAPTPALEVGTSRTSDNGGAGTPPSAKINDPKLVEVPSPMVGTFYRAPAPGEAPFVEVGDRVRKGQTVCIIEAMKLMNEIETEVSGQVVEILIQNGEPVEYNQPLMRIKPD
- the efp gene encoding elongation factor P; this encodes MISSNDFRPGVSIVLDGSVWRVIDFLHVKPGKGSAFVRTTIKNVQSGKVLERTFRAGETVPQATLEKITMQHTYKEGDEFVFMDMESYEEGRLSAAQIGDRVKYLKEGMEVNVIRWGEQVLEVELPNSVVLEVIQTDPGVKGDTATGGTKPATVETGAIVMVPLFISQGERIKIDTREDKYLGRE
- a CDS encoding peptidylprolyl isomerase; translation: MLNLLKSWLKNSLMAILLVTIFLGISTAGWTPSSNAALPSGNAITDGRALLRYALPIDNKPVRELQASLEDISNQLRANKRWGAVSKDLSKASRILDKPSQILTSVPEERQPQAETWLNELKSGVAKVQELAQTKNKEQVLIERGKLLNLVSLLEESMVKEFPFEVPEEYSNLPQLKGRATIAIKTNKGDLTVVVDGYSAPVTAGNFVDLVQRGFYNGLEFTRSEESYVLQTGDPPGKEQGFIDPKTGKYRAIPLEILVEGEKKPTYGITLEDAGRYLDMPVLPFSSFGALAMARPESEVDGGSSQVFFFLFEPELTPAGRNLLDGRYSVFGYLIEGKDILDTLKAGDKIESATVVQGIENLVQPQSA